The Chryseobacterium aureum genome contains a region encoding:
- a CDS encoding 4'-phosphopantetheinyl transferase family protein: MPLYRDFSDDNATILVWKYDESEELDINQLLEPENADKVKDYHPKKLLEVLMVRKLLKGLKPDSKILYKEREPFLSPKDAEISITHSFPFAAIAISKNKIGIDVEKFNPKILRVIDKFTYENERSFIPEDKADTFYTIIWSVKESMYKIHHSKYWSLKKNYEVKPFELKHLHKISCRVYDDEFSDEFKARVEFFDDYCFTIVEE; the protein is encoded by the coding sequence ATGCCCCTTTACAGAGATTTTTCAGATGATAATGCCACCATTCTGGTTTGGAAATATGATGAAAGTGAAGAACTTGATATCAATCAACTGCTGGAACCCGAAAATGCCGATAAGGTAAAAGATTATCACCCTAAAAAATTACTGGAAGTCCTGATGGTTCGTAAGCTCCTGAAGGGATTGAAGCCGGATTCTAAAATTTTATACAAAGAAAGAGAGCCTTTTCTTTCGCCTAAGGATGCGGAAATTTCTATCACACATTCTTTTCCTTTTGCTGCCATTGCTATTTCTAAAAATAAGATAGGAATAGATGTAGAAAAGTTCAATCCTAAAATCTTAAGGGTAATTGATAAATTCACGTATGAAAATGAGCGCAGTTTCATTCCTGAAGATAAGGCAGATACCTTTTATACCATTATATGGAGTGTGAAGGAAAGTATGTACAAAATTCATCATTCTAAATACTGGTCTTTAAAGAAAAACTATGAAGTGAAGCCTTTTGAGCTGAAGCATCTTCATAAAATAAGCTGCCGTGTCTATGATGATGAATTCTCTGATGAATTTAAAGCCAGGGTAGAGTTCTTCGACGATTACTGCTTTACGATTGTGGAGGAGTAG
- a CDS encoding FUSC family protein, with protein MNYSAELKKFVTSQYVYSAIRITLATVLPCLVLAHFGILKEYFLFPLGTSFVALTDQPGPFIRRRNALTFAICCFVLVALIASLVMNIKVLVLTEIIFFGMFFSLIGVYGQRLAAVGSLSLVVLAIFIDGHLTGSNIFKSLLIFASGCTWFLLIFLIVTTIRPYKLASQMIGENYLQLAEFLKIKANYYQKNPDFNKLTTQVIAKQIEIKNLQEDTRETVFKTRTIVNESTTTSRLLMLMFLNSMDLHEKLMTSESDYQKLQQSFEDSMILVNIHDYLNLLAEEITNIGIALQSGTRAKPMANLDVELKNLNYNYFELRNKQLSPDNLENFMILRQILMRIYEITKEINEIYKVFSQNIKLAKSLSTGLDLRKFMPNEPKLNAKVLRNNISLSSSHFRHAIRITTALMLGYIFSMFDLWGLGHTYWILITITAILKPAYSITKQRNLLRLYGTIAGASIAYAILHFIHINGVLFAILLISMIMCFSFLKGRYFWAVLFMTIYVFLSFNFLNPGKINIIFKDRIFDTAIAGIIAFAVSYIVLPVWEHTQNLDLMKKSAADNLIYFQSVISKFLQGNFDIEDYKVKRKNAIISLANLSDNFQRMISDPKNQQKKLEVVHQFVATSHLITAYTASLSQYSKSNEQYPEIDAESWSRKIEAEMQQTSTLLNGNDINETLKMESRLEPEDSSIEDMLLKRKTEIEENDIVDRRDPDKVSHLTELKNIHDILELIYDVAKEQRKVIEKYKNETDPTTPPQS; from the coding sequence ATGAACTATTCGGCGGAGCTAAAAAAATTTGTAACCAGTCAGTATGTATATTCTGCGATCAGAATTACATTAGCTACTGTTCTGCCTTGTTTAGTTCTCGCCCACTTTGGAATTTTGAAAGAATATTTCCTTTTTCCATTGGGGACCAGCTTTGTAGCCCTTACAGATCAGCCTGGCCCTTTTATCCGTAGAAGAAATGCCCTTACTTTTGCCATCTGCTGCTTTGTATTGGTAGCGCTCATTGCAAGCCTGGTGATGAACATTAAAGTATTGGTTCTCACGGAGATCATTTTCTTTGGAATGTTTTTCTCCCTCATTGGGGTGTATGGCCAGAGACTAGCCGCAGTAGGCTCATTATCGCTTGTTGTGCTTGCGATCTTTATTGATGGTCATCTTACGGGAAGCAATATCTTTAAAAGTCTGCTGATCTTTGCTTCCGGCTGTACGTGGTTTTTACTGATATTCCTCATCGTAACCACTATCCGTCCGTATAAGCTGGCGAGTCAGATGATTGGGGAAAATTATCTTCAGCTCGCTGAGTTTTTAAAGATCAAAGCCAATTATTACCAGAAGAATCCGGATTTTAATAAACTTACCACTCAGGTTATTGCAAAGCAGATTGAAATAAAAAACCTCCAGGAAGATACCCGGGAAACAGTTTTCAAGACGAGAACCATCGTTAATGAATCTACCACAACCAGCCGTTTACTGATGCTGATGTTTCTGAATTCCATGGATCTTCACGAAAAGCTGATGACCTCTGAAAGTGACTATCAGAAGTTGCAGCAAAGCTTTGAGGACAGCATGATCCTGGTTAATATTCATGATTATCTCAACCTTTTGGCGGAAGAGATCACCAATATCGGAATTGCCCTTCAAAGCGGTACCCGAGCAAAGCCAATGGCCAATCTGGACGTGGAATTAAAGAATTTAAATTATAATTATTTCGAGCTTAGAAATAAACAGCTTTCTCCTGATAATCTTGAGAATTTCATGATTCTGCGTCAGATCCTGATGCGTATCTATGAGATTACCAAAGAAATCAACGAGATTTATAAAGTATTTTCCCAGAATATAAAACTGGCCAAGAGTTTATCCACCGGATTAGATCTCAGAAAATTTATGCCGAATGAACCTAAATTAAATGCTAAGGTTTTAAGGAATAACATTTCACTGTCATCTTCACACTTCCGCCATGCTATTAGAATTACGACAGCCCTGATGCTGGGATATATTTTCTCCATGTTCGATTTGTGGGGATTAGGTCATACCTATTGGATATTAATTACCATTACGGCCATTTTAAAGCCGGCTTACTCCATCACAAAACAAAGAAACCTTCTCCGTCTCTACGGAACAATTGCAGGAGCCAGCATTGCGTATGCTATTCTGCACTTTATACACATTAACGGAGTTTTGTTCGCTATTCTCCTGATCAGTATGATCATGTGTTTCAGCTTCCTTAAGGGACGGTACTTTTGGGCGGTATTATTTATGACCATCTATGTTTTCCTGAGTTTTAATTTCTTGAATCCAGGGAAGATCAATATTATCTTCAAAGACAGAATTTTTGATACTGCCATTGCCGGAATCATTGCTTTTGCGGTATCCTATATTGTACTACCGGTTTGGGAGCATACCCAAAACCTGGACCTGATGAAAAAGTCTGCGGCAGATAATCTTATCTATTTCCAAAGTGTAATTTCCAAATTTCTGCAGGGAAATTTTGATATTGAAGATTATAAAGTAAAGCGGAAAAATGCAATCATTTCTTTAGCCAACCTTTCCGATAATTTCCAGAGAATGATTTCGGACCCTAAAAATCAGCAGAAAAAGCTGGAAGTAGTTCATCAGTTTGTAGCCACCTCCCACCTGATCACAGCCTATACCGCATCTTTATCTCAATATTCTAAAAGTAATGAACAATACCCTGAAATAGATGCTGAAAGCTGGAGCAGAAAAATTGAGGCAGAAATGCAGCAAACCTCTACCCTTCTCAACGGAAATGACATCAACGAAACCTTGAAAATGGAAAGCCGCCTTGAGCCGGAAGATTCTTCCATTGAAGATATGCTTCTGAAAAGAAAAACCGAAATTGAGGAAAACGATATCGTTGACAGGAGAGATCCCGATAAAGTATCCCACTTAACGGAGCTTAAAAACATTCATGATATTCTGGAACTGATCTATGATGTAGCCAAGGAACAACGAAAAGTGATCGAGAAATACAAAAACGAAACAGATCCTACTACTCCTCCACAATCGTAA
- the porV gene encoding type IX secretion system outer membrane channel protein PorV, with protein MNLTTKLLLGFGLSAGFLGYSQDLGKVNPVLTGAPFLRIAPDARSGGMGDQGVVTSPDAFSQFWNAAKYPFSRTSSSVGLNYTPYMGKLTNDVFLLYASFHKFLGQEERSTISASIYYFNMGQVDLTQLVGTEIASMGTSKPNEFSIDVAYALKLSDSFSGAVTGRFIRSDLAGGFNTDTTLKAANSFAVDVSGYYTSPRFSSIGGYDGKINAGLAIQNLGPKLDYTGNEESRSYLPTMARLGVGYDMYLDDMNRVGISVEGSKLLVPGSEYAGIDPNTRQPIYQIPNVGPMAGIGKSFKNKNSIMYSGALEYSYDNAFSVRGGYFHESEEQGARQFATAGVGLKYRSFGLDLSYLINMSKINSALDNTLRFGLTWNIGEETSNNDR; from the coding sequence ATGAATTTAACTACTAAACTGCTTTTAGGATTTGGTTTGAGTGCTGGTTTTTTAGGCTATTCGCAAGATTTAGGTAAAGTAAACCCAGTTCTTACCGGAGCTCCTTTCCTAAGAATTGCACCTGACGCAAGGTCGGGAGGTATGGGAGATCAAGGGGTGGTAACCTCTCCCGATGCATTTTCACAATTCTGGAATGCGGCTAAATATCCTTTCAGCAGGACAAGTTCTTCCGTAGGTCTTAACTATACGCCTTACATGGGAAAACTTACCAATGATGTATTCTTATTATATGCTTCGTTTCATAAGTTTTTGGGGCAGGAAGAAAGATCTACAATCTCTGCAAGTATCTATTATTTCAACATGGGGCAGGTAGACCTGACTCAGCTGGTAGGGACAGAAATTGCATCAATGGGTACATCAAAACCAAACGAATTTTCCATTGACGTTGCATACGCCTTAAAGCTTTCTGATTCCTTCTCTGGTGCTGTTACCGGTAGATTCATCCGTTCAGACTTAGCCGGAGGATTCAATACAGATACTACACTTAAAGCGGCCAACAGTTTTGCGGTAGACGTTTCAGGATATTATACCTCTCCAAGATTCTCCAGTATTGGTGGATATGACGGTAAAATAAATGCAGGTCTGGCAATTCAGAACTTAGGTCCGAAACTGGATTATACAGGCAATGAAGAATCAAGATCTTATCTTCCGACCATGGCAAGATTAGGGGTTGGATATGATATGTACCTGGATGATATGAACAGAGTAGGAATTTCTGTAGAAGGTTCAAAACTTTTGGTTCCGGGATCTGAATATGCCGGGATAGATCCCAATACCAGACAGCCTATCTACCAAATCCCGAATGTAGGGCCAATGGCTGGTATCGGAAAATCTTTCAAAAACAAAAACAGTATCATGTACAGTGGTGCTTTAGAATATTCATATGACAATGCTTTTTCTGTAAGAGGAGGTTACTTCCATGAAAGTGAAGAGCAGGGTGCAAGACAGTTTGCTACAGCCGGTGTAGGATTAAAATACCGTTCTTTCGGACTGGATCTTTCTTACCTGATCAATATGTCTAAGATCAACAGTGCATTGGATAACACACTTCGTTTCGGCCTTACCTGGAACATTGGAGAAGAAACATCCAATAACGATCGTTAA
- the porU gene encoding type IX secretion system sortase PorU: MRRKITLLSLIAFASTLYAQRNTIEWNGSKIQDFGDTKLNLPNFKNEGFSFSQNNVFIVTKQKIGEKQLKISDLVWENVSNQDLFELDKGRLPDHDVADVSYYNLEGDSYASISIALFKNVKGRVQRLSSFNVTEASSFVNTTGTVNKIGTTANPLSSGNFYKIKVDKSGVFKITSQFLKDNGINPASVNPKNFRIYGNGGLMLPEFNQDARYGALQENAIQVVGEEDGVWNDNDYALFYAQGPDGYNLYDTSNGNGFKRKDTRFNERSNNVKNIYEDFSYYYINFDKGTGKRIPTVDGTLPAQLITRYDNYQVINKDQKNLLKVGRTWVEEAPFINEKTITFTTNSPIQANDVIRYRTQVVGYNAQQNTIGFKINNLTPHPLQTIPTDTSSYQYIYYPVTFTGSLTNLTGNQLTIVLNPDISTNPNGTFYFDYVEVQYKENLAFNGSQMNFRDYSIVSGSNTNYGFSISNAGNIEQVWDVTDITNVNKRVNKAGAGSFNFAYTASDPNFNNEFVAFRADAAFSPQYVGRISNQNLSAIQAVDYLILTVPEMMGQAQRIANYHQTNHNYKVEIVDINKIYEEYGSGSKDLTAIRDFVSKLNTPLGRLQYVFILGDASYDYKNRVPNNTNVVPSYQSEQSSDYVSSFVTDDYIVMTKPQTTLLIENNLPDLPVGRIPAANVSEAGDMINKTLAYYNALQGQSSPFGDWRMRLDFVVDDNNEGGSPFHNVMNTSLANIFEQPGQTDLKEYNVKKLYMDAFPAQSTSGGRRYPQVNQAISNAIGNSLYLFYFGHGGINGWAQERVLTSTEVQNANNFSNVYSRFPFVSTITCEFTLWDEPSTNSVGEQFLKMKQGGASTMITSSRAIGVDYGRDFSNTFTQNIFKLTNDDFNSLGNAHLIAKKQKGPNNNHLKVNFLGDPAMKLSRPQRLLIIDNIETPVPGLIRGLDFVKVKGHINNPNGTLNNTFNGKVSINIFDKRLNKKTLNNNGALSPVLDYTEEGSAIVKAAGTAVNGVFTAEFYVPKDINYAVGQGRILTYADNKSTDVFNNQAVQVGDINPNGINDNQPPKVKLYMNNTNFADGGITNQNPMLLACLTDDTGINSTGSGVGHDITVYLDGQIINTVVLNDFYAPGEGNGCLNPSLADYQKGNVTYPFRNLAVGQHQLSFKVWDINNNSTSATLNFEVKDESDQHLTINRPLNWPNPFTNKTYIQFEHNCDDILDVNVQIYTITGRLVRTLSQPVVAEPFLQGFRTPRQAIEWDGRDDFGATVAKGTYIFKIFAKSQNQEKCKGSATAVEKMVLLK, encoded by the coding sequence ATGAGACGAAAAATTACGCTTTTATCTTTAATCGCTTTTGCATCAACACTTTACGCTCAGAGAAACACCATAGAATGGAATGGCTCTAAAATACAGGATTTTGGTGACACAAAATTGAATCTTCCCAATTTTAAAAATGAGGGTTTTTCTTTCAGCCAAAATAATGTTTTTATAGTAACCAAGCAAAAAATCGGAGAAAAGCAGCTGAAAATTTCAGACCTTGTCTGGGAAAACGTTTCCAATCAGGATTTATTTGAACTGGATAAAGGCAGACTTCCGGATCATGACGTGGCAGATGTTTCCTATTATAATTTGGAGGGAGACAGCTACGCCAGTATCAGTATTGCCTTATTTAAAAATGTAAAGGGCCGTGTTCAGAGATTATCTTCGTTTAATGTTACAGAAGCATCCTCATTTGTCAATACTACAGGAACTGTTAATAAGATAGGAACTACCGCCAACCCGCTGTCCAGCGGAAATTTCTACAAAATAAAAGTAGACAAGTCCGGCGTATTCAAAATTACCTCGCAGTTTTTAAAAGATAACGGAATTAATCCTGCTTCTGTAAACCCTAAAAATTTCAGGATTTACGGAAACGGAGGGCTAATGCTGCCTGAGTTCAATCAGGATGCAAGATATGGTGCTTTACAGGAAAACGCTATTCAGGTGGTAGGTGAAGAGGATGGCGTATGGAATGACAATGACTATGCTCTTTTCTACGCACAGGGTCCTGATGGATACAACCTGTATGATACTTCCAACGGAAATGGTTTCAAGAGAAAAGATACCCGATTCAACGAAAGAAGCAATAATGTCAAAAATATATACGAGGATTTTTCTTACTACTATATTAACTTTGACAAAGGCACGGGAAAAAGAATTCCCACGGTTGACGGAACCCTTCCTGCCCAGCTGATTACCAGATACGACAACTACCAGGTCATCAACAAAGATCAGAAAAACCTGTTAAAAGTAGGGAGAACATGGGTAGAGGAAGCCCCTTTCATTAATGAAAAAACAATAACGTTTACCACCAATTCACCCATACAGGCTAATGATGTTATACGATACAGAACACAGGTGGTGGGATATAATGCCCAGCAGAATACAATTGGTTTTAAGATCAATAATCTAACTCCGCATCCGCTGCAGACCATTCCTACAGACACCTCAAGCTACCAGTATATCTATTACCCTGTAACTTTTACCGGAAGTCTTACCAATCTTACCGGGAATCAGCTTACCATAGTTTTGAACCCGGATATTTCTACGAATCCCAACGGAACTTTCTATTTCGATTATGTAGAAGTTCAGTATAAGGAGAATCTTGCTTTCAATGGGTCACAGATGAACTTCAGGGATTATTCTATCGTGAGCGGAAGCAATACCAACTATGGCTTCAGTATTAGCAATGCAGGAAATATAGAACAGGTATGGGATGTAACAGACATTACCAATGTAAACAAAAGAGTGAATAAAGCCGGAGCAGGCTCATTCAACTTTGCTTATACGGCTTCTGATCCTAATTTTAATAATGAATTTGTAGCGTTCCGTGCGGATGCTGCTTTCAGTCCGCAGTATGTAGGAAGAATTTCCAATCAGAATCTTTCTGCTATTCAGGCTGTAGATTATCTGATCCTTACGGTCCCTGAAATGATGGGCCAGGCACAAAGAATTGCCAACTATCATCAGACGAATCATAATTATAAGGTAGAAATTGTAGATATCAATAAGATCTATGAGGAGTATGGCAGCGGAAGTAAAGATCTTACGGCTATACGGGATTTTGTAAGCAAGCTCAACACTCCTCTTGGAAGACTTCAGTATGTATTTATTCTGGGAGACGCTTCCTATGATTATAAAAACAGGGTTCCTAACAATACAAATGTTGTTCCCAGCTACCAGAGTGAGCAGTCTTCAGATTATGTATCCTCATTTGTAACGGATGATTATATTGTCATGACGAAGCCGCAAACCACCTTATTAATTGAAAATAACCTTCCGGATCTTCCGGTGGGAAGAATCCCTGCTGCCAATGTGAGTGAAGCCGGAGACATGATCAATAAGACGCTGGCTTATTATAACGCTCTTCAGGGACAGTCGAGCCCGTTTGGAGACTGGCGTATGCGTCTTGATTTTGTAGTGGATGATAATAATGAAGGAGGAAGCCCTTTCCACAATGTTATGAACACTTCTCTGGCGAATATATTTGAGCAACCCGGCCAGACTGATCTCAAAGAATATAATGTTAAGAAATTATACATGGACGCCTTCCCTGCTCAGAGTACATCCGGAGGAAGAAGATATCCACAGGTCAATCAGGCTATTTCCAATGCAATCGGGAACAGCTTATACCTGTTTTATTTCGGACACGGAGGAATCAACGGATGGGCACAGGAAAGAGTATTAACGAGTACTGAGGTTCAGAATGCCAATAACTTCTCTAACGTGTACAGCAGATTCCCGTTTGTATCCACCATTACCTGTGAATTTACACTTTGGGACGAGCCATCAACCAACTCCGTGGGAGAACAGTTTCTAAAAATGAAACAAGGAGGAGCCTCTACTATGATTACTTCCAGCCGTGCCATTGGAGTTGATTACGGACGTGACTTTAGCAACACGTTCACTCAAAATATATTTAAATTAACCAATGATGATTTTAATTCTCTGGGAAATGCTCATTTAATCGCGAAAAAACAGAAGGGGCCCAACAACAACCACTTAAAGGTAAACTTCCTGGGAGACCCTGCCATGAAGCTGAGCAGACCTCAAAGACTTCTGATCATTGATAATATTGAAACTCCCGTTCCGGGACTGATAAGAGGGTTGGATTTTGTTAAAGTAAAAGGACATATCAATAACCCGAACGGAACACTGAACAATACCTTCAACGGAAAAGTAAGCATCAATATTTTTGACAAAAGATTAAATAAAAAAACATTAAATAACAATGGTGCCCTGTCTCCAGTATTAGATTATACCGAAGAAGGAAGCGCTATCGTGAAAGCTGCCGGCACTGCTGTAAACGGAGTATTCACTGCTGAATTCTATGTTCCTAAAGACATCAACTATGCTGTGGGCCAGGGAAGAATTTTAACCTATGCAGACAACAAATCAACGGATGTCTTCAATAATCAGGCGGTACAGGTAGGCGATATCAATCCGAACGGAATTAATGACAATCAGCCTCCGAAAGTAAAACTGTATATGAATAACACCAACTTTGCAGATGGTGGAATTACCAATCAGAATCCTATGCTTCTTGCCTGTCTTACAGATGACACAGGAATCAACTCTACGGGATCAGGAGTCGGTCATGATATTACAGTATATCTGGACGGGCAGATTATCAATACTGTTGTTCTGAATGATTTCTATGCTCCGGGAGAAGGAAACGGGTGTTTAAACCCCAGTCTTGCCGATTATCAAAAAGGGAATGTAACTTATCCTTTCAGAAATCTGGCTGTCGGTCAGCACCAATTATCATTTAAAGTTTGGGACATAAACAATAATTCTACATCTGCTACGTTAAACTTTGAAGTTAAAGATGAATCTGACCAGCATCTGACCATCAACCGTCCGCTGAACTGGCCAAATCCATTCACCAACAAAACCTATATTCAGTTTGAGCACAATTGTGATGATATTCTGGATGTGAACGTACAAATTTATACAATAACCGGAAGATTGGTAAGAACTTTATCTCAGCCGGTGGTAGCAGAACCGTTCCTACAGGGCTTTAGAACCCCTCGTCAGGCCATAGAATGGGATGGAAGAGATGATTTTGGAGCTACAGTAGCAAAAGGTACGTATATTTTTAAGATATTTGCAAAAAGTCAAAATCAAGAAAAATGCAAAGGAAGTGCTACAGCTGTAGAAAAAATGGTACTTTTGAAATAA
- the gldJ gene encoding gliding motility lipoprotein GldJ — translation MKKLKLFSLIALSSTLALTSCGGSGTSKGGGTKKFVSKTGWKPNEKQGWFFAGKQQKQKGWPGMVYVEGGTFTMGLVKDDVMHDWNNTPRRMQVSSFFIGETEITNYEYREYLTWLKYVFPPSDPSFKEIYNGALPDTLLWDNKLARNDYQETYLRSPEFDYYPVVGVSWTQANRYCEWLSDRANEKALMQAGIIAKDLYINESNNQGGTAFNMDKFKSNDPEMQGYINEKRMQQKTGMKTTNQRLLAANRAPNSAMVQKFRLPTEVEWEYAALGMAKNREYNQYLGKKPEIERLRGTKGRDRGMFLENFKMGKGDYSGIAGWKNDGSAQTSDVRQYPSNDLGIYGMFGNVAEWTADVYRPIIDEDYNDFNYYRGNMPQAIVRNGDGTYKMIDEGSIKYDTLADGRLVYRGLPGQFERQTIADYRNYRDGDRQSSLEYYRASDSASGFDMYNSPKTSFVVDGSGRVKLQKDTKERTSGISNEVRVVKGGSWQDTAYWLDPGQRRYKNQNRAYGWVGFRVAQDARTSDKSRTRR, via the coding sequence ATGAAAAAACTAAAGTTGTTTTCATTAATAGCATTAAGTTCTACACTTGCATTAACCAGTTGTGGCGGATCGGGAACCAGCAAAGGTGGCGGTACCAAAAAATTTGTCAGTAAAACAGGTTGGAAACCAAACGAAAAACAAGGTTGGTTTTTTGCAGGAAAGCAACAAAAGCAGAAGGGGTGGCCTGGAATGGTATATGTAGAAGGTGGAACTTTTACAATGGGATTAGTGAAAGATGATGTTATGCACGATTGGAATAACACGCCTCGCAGAATGCAGGTAAGTTCATTCTTTATCGGTGAAACAGAAATTACTAACTACGAATACCGTGAATACCTTACATGGTTGAAGTATGTATTTCCACCAAGTGACCCTAGTTTTAAGGAAATCTATAACGGTGCTTTACCGGATACCTTATTATGGGACAACAAATTAGCAAGAAACGATTATCAGGAAACGTATCTGCGTTCTCCGGAATTTGATTACTACCCGGTGGTAGGGGTTTCCTGGACTCAGGCAAACAGATACTGCGAATGGCTTTCAGACAGAGCGAATGAAAAAGCTTTGATGCAGGCAGGGATTATTGCTAAAGATTTATATATCAACGAATCCAATAACCAGGGTGGCACTGCATTCAACATGGATAAATTCAAATCGAATGATCCGGAAATGCAGGGATATATTAACGAAAAAAGAATGCAGCAAAAAACTGGGATGAAAACTACCAACCAGAGATTGCTTGCTGCTAACAGAGCTCCGAATTCTGCAATGGTTCAGAAGTTCAGACTTCCTACTGAAGTAGAATGGGAATATGCAGCTCTTGGTATGGCTAAAAACAGAGAATATAACCAATACTTAGGGAAAAAACCTGAAATCGAAAGATTAAGAGGTACCAAAGGAAGAGACAGAGGAATGTTCCTTGAAAACTTCAAAATGGGTAAAGGTGACTATTCCGGTATTGCAGGATGGAAGAACGACGGATCTGCTCAGACTTCTGACGTAAGACAGTATCCATCTAATGATCTAGGTATTTATGGGATGTTCGGTAACGTTGCAGAATGGACTGCCGATGTTTACAGACCAATCATTGATGAAGATTACAACGATTTCAACTACTATAGAGGAAATATGCCTCAGGCGATCGTAAGAAACGGAGACGGTACTTACAAAATGATCGACGAAGGTTCCATCAAATATGATACTTTAGCAGATGGAAGATTAGTGTACAGAGGTCTTCCAGGACAATTTGAAAGACAAACTATTGCTGACTACAGAAACTACAGAGATGGCGACAGACAGTCTTCTTTAGAATATTACAGAGCTTCTGATTCTGCTTCAGGATTTGATATGTATAATTCTCCTAAGACAAGCTTTGTAGTAGATGGAAGCGGTAGAGTAAAATTACAGAAAGATACCAAAGAAAGAACTTCAGGAATTTCTAACGAGGTTAGAGTGGTAAAAGGAGGTTCCTGGCAGGATACGGCTTATTGGCTGGATCCGGGACAAAGAAGATATAAAAATCAAAACAGAGCTTATGGTTGGGTAGGATTCCGTGTTGCACAGGATGCCAGAACCAGCGATAAGAGTAGAACTAGAAGATAA
- a CDS encoding UDP-N-acetylmuramoyl-tripeptide--D-alanyl-D-alanine ligase, with protein MNIEQFYPLFLQAAKVTIDSRKIAENDIFFAFSGENFNAATLAEKAIDEGALAVIVELPEFENRDKNIFYVPSTLEFLQQLSLYHRSKLTIPFIGLTGSNGKTTTKELIHAVLSEKFNVQYTSGNLNNHIGVPLTILSIKPEHEIAVIEMGANHQKEIEFLCTISQPDFGYITNFGKAHLEGFGGFEGVIKGKSELYTYLKDNHRTIVVNENDPIQIEKTENYSPKITFGKDSSDYNFESFSEEHFVGLTYQGIKAVSKLTGEYNFTNLCAAASLGLHFGISFEKIKHALERYTPTNMRSQVVKKEGRTLVLDTYNANPSSMTASLNNFISFEGSKTIIIGDMLELGDESEKEHQNILKLAQDLHFNEIITVGKHFKAVNSSDLAFENTAELTEYLKQNNIQSENILLKGSRGIALEKLIDFI; from the coding sequence ATGAATATAGAACAGTTTTATCCTTTATTTCTGCAGGCGGCAAAAGTAACCATAGACAGCAGAAAAATAGCAGAGAATGATATTTTCTTTGCCTTTTCCGGTGAGAATTTCAATGCCGCTACCTTAGCAGAAAAAGCCATTGATGAGGGAGCTTTGGCTGTAATTGTTGAACTTCCGGAATTTGAAAACAGAGATAAAAATATTTTCTATGTTCCGTCTACCCTTGAGTTTCTGCAGCAGCTGTCTCTCTATCACAGAAGTAAGCTGACGATTCCGTTTATAGGACTTACGGGAAGTAATGGGAAGACCACTACAAAGGAGCTGATTCATGCTGTTCTTTCAGAAAAATTTAATGTTCAGTATACCTCTGGAAATCTGAATAATCATATCGGAGTTCCTTTAACCATCCTTTCCATCAAACCGGAACATGAAATAGCGGTGATTGAAATGGGAGCAAACCATCAGAAAGAAATAGAATTTCTGTGTACCATTTCCCAGCCTGATTTTGGGTATATTACCAATTTTGGAAAAGCTCATTTAGAAGGCTTCGGAGGATTTGAAGGTGTGATTAAAGGAAAGTCTGAACTTTATACTTACCTTAAAGATAATCACAGAACGATTGTCGTTAACGAAAACGATCCTATTCAGATTGAAAAAACTGAAAATTATTCACCGAAGATTACTTTTGGGAAAGATTCATCAGATTATAATTTTGAATCTTTTTCAGAAGAACATTTTGTGGGGCTGACTTATCAGGGAATAAAAGCGGTATCCAAATTGACAGGAGAGTATAACTTCACAAATCTTTGTGCAGCCGCAAGCCTTGGGCTGCATTTCGGAATCAGTTTTGAAAAAATAAAACATGCGCTGGAAAGGTATACTCCTACCAACATGAGATCTCAGGTTGTGAAAAAAGAGGGGAGGACCCTGGTGCTGGATACTTATAATGCCAACCCAAGTTCTATGACGGCTTCATTAAACAATTTTATCAGTTTTGAAGGCAGTAAAACCATTATTATCGGGGATATGCTGGAATTGGGTGATGAAAGCGAAAAAGAGCATCAGAATATCTTAAAACTTGCTCAGGATCTTCATTTTAATGAGATTATTACTGTGGGAAAACATTTCAAAGCAGTTAATTCTTCAGATCTTGCCTTTGAAAATACAGCAGAATTAACAGAATACTTAAAACAGAATAACATTCAATCCGAAAACATATTGTTGAAGGGATCCCGAGGAATTGCTCTGGAGAAGCTGATCGATTTTATTTAG